A genomic stretch from Acidobacteriota bacterium includes:
- a CDS encoding sulfatase, whose product MNSRRWGIISPPMGASRLFRSILLLACGWTAGCSEPPAQNLVVICIDTLRADHVGSYGYDRDTTPHIDLLAAEGVLFEDVVAQSNWTVPATASILTSLYPVQHGAGLRGEIRHLGTQGPPEPLRKPVETLGQILGQSGMRTALLSANPFLFGRFERGFDLARVSQRDAATLTDEALAWLAENPSQPFFLYLQYMDLHQPIDPPEPYFNYFKAGMGGKRRAIHKEWGYQEVTNLEDRRFRGYRAQKIGLYDGALRYVDAQIGRLRADLEARGLWRDTLVVITSDHGEEFWDHAEIGRELGGDPRNIWGVGHGHTMYNELIRVPWILSGPPVPARLRMDCPARQIDIAPTILGYLNLPPKEEMQGISLQPMIEGHTPCRELPQVSESPAYGPDSQAVVWKNHKLIRRADGTQLVYDLRSDGAEQHPLEDPPPALVAGLEAVLDGALRDPADSALADDPSAEDHDNSYDAETEAQLRALGYLN is encoded by the coding sequence ATGAACTCTCGCAGGTGGGGTATCATCTCGCCCCCGATGGGCGCTTCCCGACTCTTCCGTTCAATTCTCCTGTTGGCATGCGGCTGGACCGCCGGCTGCAGCGAGCCACCGGCGCAGAACCTGGTGGTCATCTGTATCGACACTCTGCGAGCCGATCATGTCGGCAGCTACGGCTACGACCGGGACACCACACCCCACATCGACCTCCTCGCCGCGGAGGGCGTGCTGTTCGAGGACGTGGTGGCGCAGTCCAACTGGACCGTGCCGGCGACGGCTTCGATCCTCACCTCCCTCTACCCCGTCCAGCACGGCGCCGGACTGCGCGGGGAGATTCGCCACCTCGGAACCCAAGGACCGCCGGAGCCACTGCGCAAACCGGTGGAAACCCTCGGTCAGATCCTCGGTCAGAGCGGCATGCGCACCGCCCTGCTCTCCGCAAACCCCTTTTTGTTTGGACGCTTCGAGCGGGGTTTCGATCTCGCCCGGGTGAGCCAGCGGGATGCCGCCACCCTGACCGACGAAGCCCTCGCCTGGCTAGCCGAAAATCCGAGCCAGCCCTTCTTTCTCTACCTGCAGTACATGGACCTGCACCAACCGATCGACCCGCCGGAGCCCTACTTCAACTATTTCAAGGCCGGCATGGGAGGAAAGCGCCGGGCGATCCACAAGGAATGGGGCTACCAGGAGGTCACGAATCTGGAAGACCGGCGGTTCCGCGGGTACCGGGCGCAGAAGATCGGCCTGTACGACGGCGCCCTGCGCTACGTGGATGCTCAGATCGGGCGCTTGCGGGCGGACCTCGAAGCCCGCGGCCTGTGGCGGGACACCTTGGTGGTGATCACCTCCGACCACGGCGAGGAATTCTGGGACCACGCCGAGATCGGCCGCGAATTGGGCGGCGACCCGCGCAACATCTGGGGCGTCGGCCACGGGCACACCATGTACAACGAACTGATCCGGGTTCCCTGGATCCTGAGCGGACCGCCGGTGCCCGCGCGCCTGCGAATGGACTGTCCGGCCCGCCAGATCGATATCGCTCCCACGATCCTCGGCTACCTGAACCTGCCGCCGAAGGAGGAGATGCAGGGCATCAGCCTACAGCCGATGATCGAGGGCCATACGCCATGCCGGGAGCTTCCCCAGGTCTCCGAATCTCCGGCCTACGGACCGGACAGCCAAGCGGTGGTGTGGAAGAACCACAAGCTGATCCGGCGGGCCGACGGCACCCAATTGGTCTACGACCTGCGAAGCGACGGTGCCGAGCAGCACCCCCTGGAGGATCCACCGCCGGCGCTCGTCGCCGGCCTCGAGGCCGTCCTCGATGGCGCCCTACGGGACCCGGCCGACAGCGCGCTAGCCGACGATCCATCCGCGGAAGACCACGACAACAGCTACGATGCGGAAACGGAAGCCCAACTCCGCGCCCTGGGATATCTCAACTGA
- a CDS encoding sulfatase — protein MSPKRILRTRWSFLAAASFLLACGGSPTAPEITEEPSAYACAGCSVVLISLDTLRADRLGAYGHDRATSPHIDALADRSILFERANSVSYHTADSHMSMFTSTFPSVHLVRNAARDTGRPLDPVIPTLAEVLQDGGYRTVGFHGGGNISSIYGFDRGFEVYRKSDVDAAIAWLAGDGADDPRKPFFLFFHAYYTHDPYTPESVAFGGDYQGDILSDRDELLELTESKSFLELRDTFWERVDPADPADLERLFDLYDSELLELDAQVGRLLAAVEERGERTLVILTSDHGEEFHEHGRFLHDQLYDELLHVPLILHHPDLPPKRVATRVSLLDLAPTLVGMLGIEKPESFQGGSLAQVAEGQRTPAFVFSEKIRRLPEERGLRSREFSNWALVAEDRKVIVRKGVETYDLVVDPAEQNDLALEHPASRELVALGKQVLRQNAELRDRLGVGQSATEQPLDPETRDQLKALGYLQ, from the coding sequence ATGTCCCCGAAGCGAATTCTTCGCACTCGATGGTCGTTCTTGGCGGCAGCCTCGTTCCTGTTGGCCTGCGGGGGAAGCCCGACCGCACCGGAGATTACTGAAGAACCGAGTGCCTATGCCTGCGCCGGCTGCAGCGTGGTGTTGATCTCCCTCGACACTCTGCGCGCCGATCGCCTCGGTGCCTACGGCCACGATCGGGCGACCTCGCCGCATATCGATGCGCTGGCGGATCGCTCCATCTTGTTCGAGCGGGCGAACAGCGTGTCGTACCACACCGCCGACTCGCACATGTCGATGTTCACTTCGACCTTTCCGTCGGTCCATCTGGTGCGCAATGCCGCCCGCGACACGGGGCGGCCCCTCGATCCGGTCATTCCCACCCTGGCGGAGGTGCTCCAGGACGGCGGCTATCGCACGGTGGGCTTCCACGGCGGCGGCAACATTTCGTCGATTTACGGCTTCGATAGGGGCTTCGAGGTCTACCGCAAGTCCGATGTCGACGCCGCCATCGCCTGGTTGGCCGGCGATGGCGCCGACGACCCGCGGAAGCCGTTCTTTCTCTTCTTTCACGCCTACTACACCCATGATCCCTACACGCCGGAGTCCGTCGCCTTCGGCGGCGACTACCAGGGAGACATCCTGAGCGACCGCGATGAGCTGCTGGAGCTGACCGAGTCGAAGAGTTTCCTGGAACTGCGGGATACGTTCTGGGAGCGGGTGGACCCGGCGGACCCGGCGGACCTCGAGCGCCTCTTCGACCTGTATGACAGCGAATTGCTCGAGCTCGATGCACAGGTGGGCCGTCTGCTGGCGGCGGTGGAGGAGCGCGGCGAGCGGACGCTGGTGATCTTGACCTCGGACCACGGCGAGGAGTTCCATGAGCACGGACGCTTTCTTCACGACCAGCTCTATGACGAGCTGCTGCACGTACCTTTGATCCTGCATCATCCGGATCTGCCGCCGAAGCGGGTGGCGACCCGGGTGAGCCTGCTCGATCTCGCGCCAACGCTGGTCGGCATGCTGGGGATCGAGAAGCCCGAGTCGTTCCAGGGAGGCTCCCTGGCGCAGGTGGCCGAGGGCCAGCGAACGCCGGCGTTCGTGTTCAGCGAGAAGATCCGGCGCCTGCCGGAGGAGCGCGGCTTGCGGAGTCGCGAGTTCTCCAACTGGGCACTGGTCGCCGAGGATCGCAAGGTCATCGTCCGCAAGGGAGTGGAGACCTACGATCTGGTTGTCGATCCGGCGGAGCAGAACGACCTCGCGCTGGAGCATCCGGCCAGCCGCGAACTGGTCGCTTTGGGCAAGCAGGTTCTGCGGCAGAACGCCGAGCTGCGGGATCGCCTCGGGGTCGGGCAATCGGCCACCGAACAACCGCTGGATCCTGAGACCCGCGACCAACTCAAGGCTCTCGGCTACCTGCAATAG
- a CDS encoding glycosyltransferase, whose protein sequence is MTNRINEPPVKSPPPAAAARGDGTVAELRQQVARDAASLRARDEELESLSRQILVLEEELNAVHGSKMWKLWMVYIAVARVIQKILLSPVFLVEKVFRRPGLSARFEAAAKRRIRWFSKAVRVVLRRSKILLLRLLLAVPHACGWIYMWFYARREQRQALERRRQAVAEGTLAGLELRMAPPPPRPASPARRPRVLLVSPYALYPTDHGGAVRIFHLLREASAEVDLHVVVFSRDDDNSAQREALAPYCTSLHFHRWQPSLKADFWGLTPPGAQLFRSADVTERLQSLVSAYDIDILQLEFTELGQYATRVAVPKTVLTEIDITFRSRSRRRAAGFHRRYIHDRVFGTSRGDWMRLFRYEVAVCEGVDQIHVMSEDDGRYLASFMADGSRRVRVVPNAVDTERIRPGAGAERSEEVLFVGNFQHLPNVDAVDFLLDEVWPRLLALRPESRLTVVGVAPPPHILERDGRDGVTVAGEVPDVLPYYISHRVMIAPIRAGSGTRLKILEAFSAGLPVVSTTVGAEGIHCRDDEHLLLGAGAEELAEGLHRVLGDRELAERLASAGRELVEASYDWRASARSQVDSWWELMPEPVRLGAAAGAPAEEPDTGEGPPEISVVLPTRNGGPLLEETLAAIFEQKVERSFEVICVDSGSGADDLRRMQRFPIRLIAIDPAEFNHGLTRDLGAREAHGQVLVFLNQDATPAHRHWLARITEPLFSGDREIAGVQGAIQERPEPAERFYWDSCGERFYFTRESDRWIERFDGIGFSTVNAALRHDVWQRHPFGEALIMEDKKWQREVVEAGYRLEVRPEAVVAHTHTYDLRTLSRRCESEGYGWRLLDEPYSLFDVLRDLSQPKMYADWISGLFQGRIRSPAEFFFPWLRPLMLYRGNRWSRGVKL, encoded by the coding sequence GTGACCAACCGGATCAACGAACCGCCGGTGAAGTCGCCGCCGCCCGCCGCTGCAGCGAGGGGGGACGGCACAGTAGCGGAATTGCGCCAGCAGGTGGCCCGCGATGCGGCGAGCCTGCGCGCCCGCGACGAGGAGCTGGAAAGCCTCAGCCGCCAGATTCTGGTGCTCGAAGAAGAGCTGAACGCCGTACACGGCTCCAAGATGTGGAAGCTGTGGATGGTGTACATCGCCGTGGCGCGGGTGATCCAGAAGATTCTCCTCTCGCCGGTCTTCCTGGTCGAGAAGGTGTTCCGCCGGCCGGGCCTCTCGGCGCGCTTCGAAGCCGCCGCGAAGCGCCGCATCCGGTGGTTCTCCAAGGCGGTGCGGGTGGTGCTGCGGCGGTCGAAGATCCTGCTGCTGCGGTTGCTGCTCGCCGTACCCCACGCCTGCGGCTGGATCTACATGTGGTTCTACGCTCGGCGCGAGCAGCGGCAGGCTTTAGAGCGCCGCAGGCAAGCGGTGGCGGAGGGGACCCTAGCGGGGTTGGAACTCCGGATGGCTCCGCCACCGCCTCGACCCGCCTCGCCGGCCCGCCGCCCGCGGGTGCTCTTGGTCAGTCCCTACGCCCTCTATCCGACCGACCACGGCGGTGCCGTGCGGATTTTTCACCTGCTGCGCGAGGCGAGTGCCGAAGTCGATCTTCACGTCGTGGTGTTCAGCCGCGATGACGACAATTCGGCGCAGCGCGAGGCCTTGGCGCCGTACTGTACGAGCCTGCACTTCCATCGCTGGCAGCCGTCCCTCAAGGCGGATTTCTGGGGATTGACCCCGCCCGGCGCTCAACTCTTCCGGTCGGCGGACGTGACCGAGCGCCTGCAGTCCCTGGTGTCGGCCTACGACATCGACATCCTGCAGCTCGAGTTCACCGAGTTGGGCCAGTACGCCACGCGGGTCGCGGTGCCGAAGACAGTGCTGACGGAGATCGACATCACCTTCCGTTCGCGCTCCCGGCGGCGCGCTGCCGGCTTCCACCGGCGCTACATTCACGACCGGGTCTTCGGCACCTCCCGTGGCGATTGGATGCGCCTCTTTCGCTACGAGGTCGCCGTCTGCGAGGGGGTCGATCAGATCCACGTGATGTCCGAAGACGACGGCCGCTATCTCGCCTCTTTCATGGCCGACGGCTCGCGGCGGGTGCGGGTGGTGCCCAACGCGGTGGATACGGAGCGCATCCGGCCGGGAGCGGGCGCCGAGCGGTCCGAGGAGGTGTTGTTCGTCGGCAACTTCCAGCATCTTCCGAACGTCGACGCGGTGGACTTCTTGCTCGACGAGGTCTGGCCCCGCCTGCTGGCCCTGCGGCCGGAGTCTCGGCTGACGGTGGTGGGCGTGGCGCCGCCGCCTCACATTCTGGAGCGCGATGGGCGCGATGGCGTGACGGTGGCCGGCGAAGTGCCGGATGTTCTGCCCTACTACATCTCTCACCGGGTGATGATCGCGCCCATCCGCGCCGGTTCCGGTACCCGCCTCAAGATCCTCGAAGCCTTCTCGGCGGGACTGCCGGTGGTTTCCACCACCGTCGGAGCGGAAGGGATTCACTGCCGGGACGACGAGCACCTACTGCTCGGCGCCGGCGCCGAGGAACTGGCCGAGGGGCTCCACCGAGTGCTCGGGGATCGGGAACTGGCGGAGCGCCTGGCGAGCGCTGGGCGGGAGCTGGTGGAGGCGTCCTACGACTGGCGGGCGAGCGCCCGCAGCCAGGTCGACTCCTGGTGGGAGCTGATGCCCGAGCCGGTGCGTTTGGGGGCGGCGGCGGGGGCGCCCGCCGAGGAGCCCGATACCGGCGAAGGGCCGCCGGAGATTTCCGTCGTCCTGCCCACCCGCAATGGCGGGCCGCTCCTCGAAGAGACGCTGGCGGCCATCTTCGAGCAAAAGGTCGAGCGGAGCTTCGAAGTGATCTGCGTGGATTCCGGGTCAGGCGCTGACGACCTGCGGCGGATGCAGCGTTTTCCCATCCGCCTCATCGCCATCGATCCGGCGGAATTCAACCACGGGTTGACCCGCGATCTCGGTGCCCGGGAGGCCCATGGGCAGGTCCTGGTGTTCTTGAACCAGGACGCGACGCCGGCTCACCGCCACTGGCTGGCCCGCATCACCGAACCGCTGTTTTCCGGCGATCGGGAGATCGCCGGAGTGCAGGGCGCGATCCAGGAGCGCCCGGAGCCGGCGGAGCGCTTCTACTGGGATTCCTGCGGTGAGCGCTTCTACTTCACCCGCGAGTCGGACCGCTGGATCGAACGCTTCGACGGCATCGGATTCTCGACCGTCAATGCCGCTCTGCGCCACGACGTGTGGCAGCGCCATCCCTTCGGCGAGGCTCTGATCATGGAAGACAAGAAGTGGCAGCGGGAGGTGGTGGAGGCCGGCTACCGGCTGGAGGTGCGGCCGGAAGCGGTGGTCGCCCACACCCACACCTACGATTTGCGCACCTTGAGCCGTCGCTGCGAGAGCGAAGGCTACGGCTGGCGCCTGCTCGATGAGCCCTACAGCCTGTTCGACGTCCTGCGGGACCTCTCCCAGCCGAAGATGTACGCCGACTGGATCAGCGGGTTGTTCCAGGGCCGCATCCGCTCGCCGGCGGAGTTCTTCTTCCCCTGGCTCCGGCCCTTGATGCTCTACCGCGGCAACCGCTGGAGCCGCGGCGTCAAGCTCTAG
- a CDS encoding glycosyltransferase: MQASVVVCTHNRSRLLAEACQAVLGVDYPADRWELVIIDNRSTDDTLTVAQGIAAEYPGRVRVVEEPAIGLSAARNRGIREAKGEIVAFLDDDAFPEPAWLGALVEALQRDRALAAGGPVEPRFEGDLPDWFAERYLPYLTVWDRGDEIHPLEYNEYPRGANIAFRRETFDRFGGFSTDLGRKGKSLRSCEEIELCLRIERSGGKILYVPEAGVEHLVSTERITPHWLIARFAAQGRSEAIIDWQHGGFRGLRKGLGQALRNALGGFVHRKRDGRLLGRCHRGALWGYLDGMLRAVFTVRRYRPLEPAADWPMA, translated from the coding sequence ATGCAGGCTAGCGTCGTCGTCTGCACGCACAACCGGTCCCGCCTGCTAGCGGAGGCCTGCCAAGCGGTGCTCGGGGTCGACTACCCGGCGGACCGCTGGGAGCTGGTGATCATCGACAACCGCTCCACCGATGACACCCTCACCGTCGCCCAGGGGATTGCCGCCGAATATCCCGGTCGGGTGAGGGTGGTCGAGGAGCCGGCCATTGGCCTATCGGCGGCGCGCAACCGCGGCATCCGCGAGGCGAAGGGCGAGATCGTCGCCTTTCTGGACGACGACGCCTTTCCGGAGCCCGCCTGGCTGGGCGCCCTGGTCGAAGCCCTGCAACGCGACCGGGCACTTGCCGCCGGCGGCCCGGTGGAGCCACGCTTCGAGGGCGACCTACCGGACTGGTTCGCCGAGCGCTACCTGCCGTACTTGACCGTGTGGGATCGCGGCGACGAAATCCACCCGCTGGAGTACAACGAGTACCCGCGCGGCGCCAATATCGCCTTCCGCCGGGAAACCTTCGACCGCTTCGGCGGCTTTAGCACGGACCTGGGCCGCAAGGGGAAATCGCTCCGTTCCTGCGAGGAGATCGAACTCTGCCTGCGCATCGAGCGCAGCGGCGGCAAGATCCTCTACGTTCCCGAAGCCGGCGTCGAGCACTTGGTTTCCACCGAACGGATCACGCCCCACTGGCTGATCGCCCGCTTTGCCGCTCAGGGCCGTTCTGAAGCGATCATCGACTGGCAGCATGGCGGTTTCCGAGGGTTGCGCAAAGGCCTTGGCCAAGCCCTGCGCAATGCCCTCGGCGGTTTTGTGCACCGCAAGCGCGACGGACGGCTCCTCGGGCGCTGTCACCGCGGGGCGCTGTGGGGCTACCTCGACGGCATGCTGCGCGCCGTCTTCACGGTACGCCGCTATCGCCCGCTAGAGCCGGCCGCCGACTGGCCGATGGCCTGA
- a CDS encoding glycosyltransferase produces the protein MSAPFFRPYFRRPDRPGDRLLRLAGLVERALRAVARRLLAGRAPLRREDRDRLRPVARQRRQPEDPRALAPNARPLLYLPALPWHERYQRPQQLAAGLARQGRPVIYLETFDRQRLQPRWQHRVLAPGLERVSRRLTGRPDPFRQALPPSEIEAVAEEMRRSLREPPAAVVAQLPFWLPLAVALRYAWGVPLVYDRIDLHTEFPGVPPEVGRREEELLTAADLVTATSPDLLERSRPFARRVEALPNGVDRSFLDFPQEPTPAVDSEGEWPVAGMVGALDQRIDTAALARLLDSGRWRIRLAGRLEHPAMEALARSDSAGGGERLELLGEIPFDRVAPFLGSLQVGLVPYRDLAITRAIDSVKVYEMLALGLPVVVRRLPGTEHWAEVPGVHLYDDGDDLAGLLDAALARDSNALRRQRREAVVGASWEARARRLGELIDELRGTA, from the coding sequence ATGAGCGCTCCCTTCTTCCGTCCCTACTTTCGCCGTCCCGACCGGCCCGGCGACCGCCTGTTGCGCCTCGCCGGACTCGTCGAACGGGCGCTCCGGGCGGTGGCCCGCCGACTCCTCGCCGGCCGCGCGCCGCTGCGGCGGGAAGACCGGGACCGTCTACGTCCGGTGGCGCGCCAGCGGCGGCAGCCAGAAGACCCGCGAGCGCTGGCGCCCAATGCCAGGCCTCTCCTCTACTTGCCCGCCCTACCCTGGCACGAGCGATACCAGCGTCCGCAACAGCTCGCCGCCGGCCTCGCCCGCCAGGGGCGACCGGTGATCTACCTCGAAACCTTCGACCGGCAGCGGCTACAGCCGCGCTGGCAGCATCGCGTGCTCGCGCCCGGACTCGAACGGGTTTCGCGCCGGCTCACCGGTCGCCCGGACCCCTTCCGACAGGCCTTACCGCCGTCGGAAATCGAGGCGGTCGCCGAAGAGATGCGACGTTCCCTGCGCGAGCCACCCGCGGCGGTGGTGGCACAGCTCCCCTTCTGGCTTCCCCTCGCCGTCGCCCTGCGCTATGCCTGGGGCGTGCCGTTGGTCTACGACCGGATCGATCTCCACACGGAGTTTCCCGGCGTACCGCCGGAGGTCGGCCGGCGGGAGGAGGAATTGTTGACCGCCGCCGATCTGGTGACCGCCACTTCGCCGGACCTGCTGGAGCGTTCGCGGCCTTTCGCCCGGCGCGTCGAAGCCCTGCCCAACGGGGTGGACCGCTCGTTTCTCGACTTCCCCCAAGAGCCGACGCCGGCGGTGGACTCCGAGGGCGAATGGCCGGTCGCCGGCATGGTCGGCGCCCTCGACCAGCGGATCGATACGGCAGCCCTCGCCCGGCTGCTCGACTCGGGGCGCTGGCGGATTCGCCTCGCCGGCCGGCTGGAGCATCCAGCGATGGAAGCCCTCGCAAGATCCGATTCGGCCGGCGGCGGCGAGCGCCTGGAGCTGCTCGGTGAGATCCCCTTCGATCGGGTAGCGCCGTTCCTCGGCTCCCTCCAGGTGGGCCTGGTCCCCTATCGCGACCTCGCCATTACCCGCGCCATCGACTCCGTGAAGGTCTACGAGATGCTGGCCCTCGGACTTCCGGTGGTGGTGCGGCGCCTGCCCGGAACGGAACACTGGGCCGAGGTCCCGGGGGTGCACCTTTACGATGACGGGGACGATCTGGCGGGCCTCCTCGACGCGGCGCTAGCGCGGGATTCCAACGCCCTTCGCCGCCAGCGCCGGGAGGCGGTGGTGGGAGCCTCCTGGGAGGCCCGCGCACGGCGCCTCGGCGAGCTGATCGACGAGCTTCGGGGCACGGCCTAG
- a CDS encoding NAD-dependent epimerase/dehydratase family protein — MTDSKTFHIGVTGGAGFIGSHLADAFLSRGHAVTVIDDLSGGKKENVPDDATFVEYDIRSPQASQAVADLGIEVLVHHAAQMDVGRSVKDPVFDADVNVVGSLNLLEAGRKAALRQVIFASTGGAMYGEQEVYPAPEEHPTRPVSPYGVSKLAMERYLFFYQQEHGLDACCLRYANVYGERQNPHGEAGVVAIFLNRLLAGEAPTINGDGGQTRDYIHVSDVVRANLAALGRKGFSIYNVGSGVETSVVELYDQLRRAAGSDLEAENGPPRPGEQRRSSIDGSLARRELGLVAPISLAEGLERTAAWFAERAS, encoded by the coding sequence ATGACGGACTCCAAGACGTTTCATATCGGTGTGACCGGCGGTGCCGGTTTCATCGGATCCCATCTCGCCGATGCCTTTCTGAGCCGTGGCCATGCGGTCACGGTGATCGACGACCTTTCCGGTGGCAAGAAGGAGAATGTGCCGGACGACGCCACCTTCGTGGAGTACGACATCCGGTCGCCCCAGGCTTCCCAGGCGGTGGCCGACCTTGGAATCGAGGTGTTGGTTCACCACGCGGCGCAGATGGACGTCGGGCGCTCGGTGAAGGATCCGGTGTTCGATGCCGACGTCAACGTGGTGGGCAGCCTCAACCTGCTGGAGGCCGGCCGCAAGGCGGCGCTCCGCCAGGTGATCTTCGCTTCGACCGGTGGCGCGATGTACGGCGAGCAGGAGGTCTACCCGGCGCCCGAGGAGCACCCGACGAGGCCCGTTTCACCTTACGGGGTCAGCAAGCTGGCGATGGAGCGGTACCTCTTTTTCTACCAGCAGGAGCACGGCCTTGATGCCTGCTGCCTGCGCTATGCCAACGTCTACGGCGAGCGCCAGAACCCCCATGGCGAAGCGGGGGTGGTGGCGATTTTTCTGAACCGTCTGCTCGCCGGTGAGGCGCCGACGATCAACGGCGACGGCGGCCAGACCCGCGACTACATTCACGTTTCGGACGTTGTTCGGGCCAATCTCGCCGCCCTCGGCCGCAAAGGCTTCTCGATCTACAACGTCGGCTCCGGAGTGGAGACTTCGGTGGTCGAGCTGTACGACCAGCTACGCCGCGCCGCCGGCAGTGATCTCGAGGCCGAGAACGGTCCTCCCCGTCCCGGCGAGCAGCGCCGCTCTTCGATCGACGGCAGCCTGGCGCGCCGCGAGCTGGGCCTCGTCGCGCCGATCTCCCTCGCCGAGGGCCTGGAGCGAACCGCCGCCTGGTTCGCCGAGCGGGCGAGCTGA
- a CDS encoding sulfatase: protein MEIADSFRRSVASPWRGEIDPRPGDHLELSLAVDPEVSTADPSAAVDAIVEVATGEGALELGRRSVTAAEGWIPWRLPLDDAAVREGRSATLDLRGEGQAPLVWSELALVRSRPEPAALPPNLILVSLDTVRADHLSLYGYERPTSPALDAFAADAWVFDRALSSSTWTLPSHGTMFTGLLPDQHGLKKLDHRLLPKVETAAERLRRGTIGYRTAAITDGGFLRPRWGFDDGFDRYDVTPGNAWEPKDAQAVFERAAAWVRDNRYRPFFLFVHSYEAHQPYINREGFADPFLDPDYEGPFQNEAEVFRPGVPAAEHRERVVGLYDGGIRRLDHYLGRFLADLEAQGLFANTAVILTSDHGEAMNEHGDFEHALGKVFDEHLLVPMVVRPPGGTEGPGGGRRVQTPVTTLDILPTLLDFAGLPDDELPGRSLRALAESPDRPQRPVFVHGLNSQEHLDESRYRLDVGETTWIVDRVRDSARVYDRRKDPALQGERPPAPADPGGGTLARALAWLSPGGYWTCLPANSPQVAARRDSALRLRGAWNGWRWLAPEEGRVSLALDPRWPSCAVFDIASGGGDRRLWLGQEALRLKVGEGGVRPIEEPPLAAGSVLPTARRTAAGTLVLDDEAVEELRALGYLQ, encoded by the coding sequence GTGGAGATCGCCGACAGCTTTCGCCGTTCGGTGGCCTCGCCCTGGCGGGGTGAGATCGATCCCCGGCCCGGTGACCATCTGGAACTCTCCCTGGCGGTGGATCCGGAGGTCTCCACCGCGGATCCATCGGCGGCCGTCGATGCCATCGTCGAGGTGGCTACCGGAGAGGGCGCGCTGGAGCTGGGCCGCCGTTCGGTGACCGCGGCCGAAGGCTGGATCCCTTGGCGCCTGCCCCTCGACGACGCGGCGGTGCGGGAAGGCCGTTCGGCCACTCTGGACCTGCGCGGCGAAGGGCAGGCCCCGCTGGTGTGGAGCGAGCTGGCCCTGGTGCGCTCGCGGCCGGAGCCCGCTGCGCTGCCTCCCAATCTGATCCTCGTCTCCCTCGACACGGTGCGGGCCGACCACCTGTCCCTCTACGGCTACGAGCGCCCCACCAGTCCCGCCCTCGACGCCTTCGCGGCGGACGCCTGGGTGTTCGATCGCGCCCTGTCCAGCTCCACCTGGACGCTCCCCAGCCACGGCACCATGTTCACCGGCCTGCTGCCGGACCAGCACGGCCTCAAGAAGCTGGACCATCGCCTGCTGCCGAAGGTGGAGACGGCGGCGGAGCGGCTGCGGCGGGGGACCATCGGCTACCGCACGGCGGCGATCACCGACGGTGGTTTCTTGAGGCCCCGCTGGGGCTTCGACGACGGTTTCGATCGCTACGACGTGACCCCCGGCAACGCCTGGGAGCCGAAGGACGCGCAGGCGGTCTTCGAGCGCGCCGCCGCCTGGGTGCGGGACAATCGCTACCGGCCTTTCTTCCTCTTCGTCCACAGCTACGAGGCCCACCAGCCCTACATCAATCGCGAGGGCTTCGCCGATCCCTTCCTGGATCCGGACTACGAGGGTCCCTTCCAGAACGAGGCCGAAGTCTTCCGCCCTGGAGTGCCGGCGGCGGAGCACCGCGAGCGGGTGGTCGGCCTGTACGACGGCGGTATCCGCCGCCTCGACCACTACCTCGGCCGTTTTCTCGCCGACCTCGAGGCGCAGGGACTGTTCGCCAACACCGCGGTGATCCTCACCTCCGATCACGGCGAGGCGATGAACGAACACGGTGACTTCGAGCATGCCCTCGGCAAGGTGTTCGACGAGCACCTGCTGGTGCCGATGGTGGTGCGGCCGCCCGGCGGCACCGAAGGTCCCGGCGGGGGCCGGCGGGTGCAGACCCCGGTCACCACCCTCGACATCCTGCCGACACTGCTCGACTTCGCTGGTCTGCCGGACGACGAACTGCCCGGCCGCTCGCTGCGCGCCCTGGCGGAGTCGCCGGACCGGCCGCAGCGGCCGGTGTTCGTCCACGGCCTCAATTCCCAGGAGCACCTCGATGAGAGCCGCTACCGCTTGGACGTCGGCGAGACCACCTGGATCGTCGATCGGGTGCGAGACAGCGCGCGGGTCTACGACCGGCGGAAGGACCCGGCCCTGCAGGGCGAACGCCCGCCGGCGCCGGCGGATCCCGGAGGAGGCACCCTAGCCCGCGCCCTGGCCTGGCTGTCGCCGGGCGGCTACTGGACCTGCCTGCCGGCGAACAGTCCGCAGGTGGCGGCGCGGCGCGATTCCGCCCTGCGCCTGCGCGGCGCCTGGAACGGCTGGCGGTGGCTGGCGCCCGAGGAAGGCCGGGTATCCCTCGCCCTCGACCCCCGCTGGCCTTCCTGCGCGGTGTTCGATATCGCCTCCGGCGGCGGCGACCGGCGCCTTTGGCTTGGGCAAGAGGCGCTGCGACTGAAAGTGGGGGAGGGCGGGGTGCGGCCCATCGAAGAGCCCCCTTTGGCGGCGGGCAGTGTCCTGCCCACCGCCCGGCGGACGGCCGCCGGCACGCTGGTGCTCGACGACGAGGCAGTGGAGGAACTGCGCGCCCTCGGCTACCTACAGTGA